The Vigna unguiculata cultivar IT97K-499-35 chromosome 6, ASM411807v1, whole genome shotgun sequence genome contains a region encoding:
- the LOC114187705 gene encoding tubby-like F-box protein 3 isoform X1 — translation MGIIRSMRSRSHRVVQEQEECVGDSMRQSCWANMPQELLREVLLRIEASEDTWPPRKSVVACAGVCRSWRQITKDIVKTPELSSKITFPISVKQPGPRENLLRCFIKRNRSTQTYYLFLSLTNTLAEDGKFLLAARKCRRPTCTDYIISLDADDMSKGSNSYVGKLRSNFLGTKFTIYDSQPPHSGARIMKSRSTRLVNLKQVSPKVPTGNYPVAHISYELNVLGSRGPRRMHCVMDSIPATAIEAGGVAPTQTEFSLNNIDMFPSFPFFRSKSNRVENTMSGPLVDQKDGMLVLKNKSPRWHEQLQCWCLNFHGRVTIASVKNFQLVASAENGPAGPEHDKIILQFGKVGKDLFTMDYRYPISAFQAFAMCLSSFDTKIACE, via the exons ATGGGCATAATCAGAAGCATGAGATCGAGGTCGCATCGCGTCGTGCAGGAGCAAGAAGAGTGTGTTGGTGACAGCATGAGACAGAGTTGTTGGGCCAACATGCCCCAAGAGCTTCTCCGAGAGGTTCTCCTACGAATCGAGGCCTCCGAGGACACGTGGCCGCCGCGGAAGAGTGTCGTCGCCTGCGCCGGCGTGTGCCGCAGCTGGAGACAAATCACCAAAGACATTGTCAAAACGCCCGAACTTTCCTCAAAAATCACCTTCCCCATTTCTGTTAAACAG CCTGGCCCAAGGGAGAATCTCCTCCGGTGCTTTATAAAGCGCAACCGCTCAACTCAAACGTACTATTTGTTTCTCAGTTTAACTAACA CGCTAGCTGAAGATGGGAAGTTTCTTCTGGCTGCACGCAAGTGCAGACGTCCGACATGCACAGATTATATCATCTCTCTTGATGCAGATGATATGTCAAAGGGAAGCAACTCCTATGTCGGGAAACTAAG ATCAAATTTTCTTGGAACAAAGTTCACAATCTATGACAGCCAGCCACCTCACTCGGGGGCAAGGATTATGAAAAGTCGCTCCACAAGGCTGGTGAATCTAAAACAAGTTTCGCCGAAAGTCCCTACAGGGAACTATCCAGTGGCTCACATCTCATATGAATTGAATGTGCTAGGCTCCCG GGGGCCTCGGAGAATGCATTGTGTCATGGATTCCATTCCTGCCACTGCAATTGAAGCTGGAGGAGTAGCTCCTACACAGACCGAGTTTTCTCTTAACAACATAGATATGTTTCCTTCTTTCCCTTTTTTCCGATCAAAATCAAATCGTGTAGAAAACACCATGTCCGGACCCCTGGTTGATCAAAAGGATGGGATGCTCGTGTTGAAAAACAAGTCTCCTAGGTGGCATGAGCAGCTCCAGTGTTGGTGCTTAAACTTTCATGGCCGGGTGACAATTGCCTCAGTTAAAAACTTTCAGCTGGTAGCTTCTGCGGAAAATGGACCTGCTGGACCAGAGCATGATAAGATTATCCTCCAATTTGGAAAAGTTGGGAAGGATTTGTTTACGATGGATTACCGATACCCTATTTCGGCATTTCAGGCCTTTGCGATGTGCCTCAGCAGCTTTGATACCAAGATTGCTTGTGAATGA
- the LOC114187705 gene encoding tubby-like F-box protein 6 isoform X2, with protein sequence MTIFLARCCDELCFDFFMVEKNKRKILIHPACGVKARAKPGPRENLLRCFIKRNRSTQTYYLFLSLTNTLAEDGKFLLAARKCRRPTCTDYIISLDADDMSKGSNSYVGKLRSNFLGTKFTIYDSQPPHSGARIMKSRSTRLVNLKQVSPKVPTGNYPVAHISYELNVLGSRGPRRMHCVMDSIPATAIEAGGVAPTQTEFSLNNIDMFPSFPFFRSKSNRVENTMSGPLVDQKDGMLVLKNKSPRWHEQLQCWCLNFHGRVTIASVKNFQLVASAENGPAGPEHDKIILQFGKVGKDLFTMDYRYPISAFQAFAMCLSSFDTKIACE encoded by the exons ATGACGATATTCTTGGCTCGATGTTGTGATGAGTTGTGCTTCGATTTCTTTAtggttgaaaaaaataaaagaaaaatattgattcACCCCGCCTGTGGCGTGAAGGCAAGGGCGAAG CCTGGCCCAAGGGAGAATCTCCTCCGGTGCTTTATAAAGCGCAACCGCTCAACTCAAACGTACTATTTGTTTCTCAGTTTAACTAACA CGCTAGCTGAAGATGGGAAGTTTCTTCTGGCTGCACGCAAGTGCAGACGTCCGACATGCACAGATTATATCATCTCTCTTGATGCAGATGATATGTCAAAGGGAAGCAACTCCTATGTCGGGAAACTAAG ATCAAATTTTCTTGGAACAAAGTTCACAATCTATGACAGCCAGCCACCTCACTCGGGGGCAAGGATTATGAAAAGTCGCTCCACAAGGCTGGTGAATCTAAAACAAGTTTCGCCGAAAGTCCCTACAGGGAACTATCCAGTGGCTCACATCTCATATGAATTGAATGTGCTAGGCTCCCG GGGGCCTCGGAGAATGCATTGTGTCATGGATTCCATTCCTGCCACTGCAATTGAAGCTGGAGGAGTAGCTCCTACACAGACCGAGTTTTCTCTTAACAACATAGATATGTTTCCTTCTTTCCCTTTTTTCCGATCAAAATCAAATCGTGTAGAAAACACCATGTCCGGACCCCTGGTTGATCAAAAGGATGGGATGCTCGTGTTGAAAAACAAGTCTCCTAGGTGGCATGAGCAGCTCCAGTGTTGGTGCTTAAACTTTCATGGCCGGGTGACAATTGCCTCAGTTAAAAACTTTCAGCTGGTAGCTTCTGCGGAAAATGGACCTGCTGGACCAGAGCATGATAAGATTATCCTCCAATTTGGAAAAGTTGGGAAGGATTTGTTTACGATGGATTACCGATACCCTATTTCGGCATTTCAGGCCTTTGCGATGTGCCTCAGCAGCTTTGATACCAAGATTGCTTGTGAATGA
- the LOC114187837 gene encoding inactive beta-amylase 9 — protein MEVSVIGSSQAKLGASDLPSREVGLCNLKNFRVVNDRVSFGQNNRWKKAGISFTLKAHRTEPVREENKRSAPGTRSKTVDGVRLFVGLPLDAISYDCNSINHARAIAAGLKALKLLGVEGVELPIWWGIVEKETMGEYDWSGYLAIAEMVQKVGLNLHVSLCFHGSEKPNIPLPKWVSQIGESQPNIFFTDKSGQHYKECLSLAVDDLPVLDGKTPVQVYQAFCESFKSSFSPFMGSTIKSISMGLGPDGELRYPSHHQLPSKTQGAGEFQCYDQNMLSFLKQHAEASGNPLWGLGGPHDAPTYDQSPFSSGFFNDGASWESSYGDFFLSWYSNKLIAHGDCLLSMASSTFGDSGVTVYGKIPLMHSWYGTRSHPSELTAGFYNTANKDGYEPVAQMFAKNSCKMILPGIDLSDAKQPKENHCSPELLLSQIMAACRKHEVKVSAQNSSESGVPGGFEQIKKNLSGDNVLDLFTYQRMGASFFSPEHFPLFTEFVRSLKQPEMHSDDLPTEEEEGAESAVLSHESSVSMQAA, from the exons ATGGAGGTTTCGGTGATTGGAAGCTCTCAAGCGAAGCTCGGAGCCTCCGATTTGCCATCTAGGGAAGTGGGACTTTGTAATTTGAAGAATTTCAGGGTTGTGAACGATAGAGTTAGTTTTGGTCAGAATAATCGGTGGAAGAAGGCTGGGATAAGCTTCACTTTGAAGGCTCATCGGACTGAACCCGTTAGAGAGGAGAACAAGCGTTCGGCGCCTGGAACAAGATCCAAAACG GTAGATGGTGTTAGATTATTTGTGGGGCTGCCCCTAGATGCAATTTCTTATGATTGCAATTCAATAAACCATGCTAGAGCCATTGCAGCTGGCCTAAAAGCTTTGAAGCTATTAGGAGTTGAAGGTGTTGAGCTCCCTATATGGTGGGGAATTGTGGAGAAAGAAACCATGGGAGAATATGACTGGTCAGGCTATCTTGCTATTGCTGAGATGGTCCAGAAAGTGGGTCTCAATCTCCATGTGTCTCTATGCTTTCATGGGTCTGAAAAGCCAAATATCCCCCTGCCTAAATGGGTATCCCAGATTGGTGAATCTCAACCCAATATTTTCTTCACAGACAAGTCAGGACAGCATTACAAAGAATGCCTGTCCTTGGCAGTTGATGATCTTCCTGTTCTTGATGGAAAGACACCAGTCCAAGTGTACCAGGCTTTCTGTGAGAGCTTCAAGTCTTCATTCTCTCCATTCATGGGCTCTACGATTAAG AGCATTTCCATGGGTTTAGGACCAGATGGTGAGTTACGTTATCCCTCTCACCATCAGCTACCTAGTAAAACTCAAGGAGCTGGGGAATTCCAGTGTTATGACCAAAACATGCTTAGCTTTCTCAAGCAACATGCTGAAGCATCTGGCAATCCTTTGTGGGGGCTCGGTGGTCCACATGATGCACCTACCTATGATCAGTCACCATTCTCCAGTGGCTTCTTTAATGATGGGGCTTCTTGGGAGTCCTCATATGGGGACTTTTTCCTCTCCTGGTATTCCAATAAGCTAATAGCTCATGGAGACTGCCTCCTATCAATGGCATCTTCTACTTTTGGTGACTCTGGAGTGACAGTATATGGAAAAATCCCACTTATGCACTCTTGGTACGGAACTCGATCTCATCCTTCAGAGCTAACCGCAGGGTTCTATAACACAGCTAACAAGGATGGCTATGAACCAGTTGCACAGATGTTTGCTAAGAACTCATGCAAAATGATATTACCCGGCATAGACCTTTCTGATGCAAAACAACCTAAGGAAAACCATTGTAGCCCTGAATTGCTGCTTTCTCAAATTATGGCAGCTTGCAGAAAGCATGAGGTGAAGGTTTCTGCTCAAAATTCTTCCGAATCTGGTGTTCCGGGGGGGTTTGAACAAATTAAGAAGAATCTATCTGGAGATAATGTATTGGACTTGTTCACATATCAGCGAATGGGAGCATCTTTCTTTTCTCCAGAGCATTTTCCTTTGTTCACTGAGTTTGTCCGGAGCCTTAAGCAACCGGAAATGCACTCCGATGATCTTCCTACCGAGGAGGAGGAAGGTGCCGAATCCGCGGTTTTGAGCCATGAATCAAGTGTGAGCATGCAAGCAGCCTAA